A region of Catenibacterium mitsuokai DNA encodes the following proteins:
- a CDS encoding AIM24 family protein: MGFQIFNFEDNSNVSVVSRKGMFKVIQYDKDLSCTADDAQIKFYMSQMNVKKRQLMITLNNESVNIQPGAMQWYIGDVHQSTGLKGIGDTIKKFFNAQVTGESTIKPQYEGTGVIVTEPSYKHYIIEDLDDWNGAMCVEDGLYCASETKVSLSTSMIKSVSGQTIGDEGLFNLCLKGSGKVVLECDVPQEELITIDLHNDTLKIDGSFAIAWSENLDFTVERSGKTLIGSAMSGEGLVNVYRGTGRVLIKPQI, translated from the coding sequence ATGGGATTCCAGATTTTTAATTTTGAAGATAATAGCAATGTCTCTGTAGTGAGTCGTAAAGGAATGTTTAAGGTAATTCAGTACGATAAGGATTTAAGTTGTACAGCGGATGATGCACAAATTAAGTTCTATATGAGTCAAATGAATGTTAAGAAAAGACAATTGATGATTACTTTAAATAATGAGAGTGTAAATATTCAACCAGGAGCCATGCAATGGTATATAGGTGATGTACATCAGTCTACAGGTTTAAAAGGGATTGGTGATACAATCAAGAAGTTCTTTAATGCCCAGGTCACTGGTGAATCTACAATTAAACCACAATATGAAGGGACTGGTGTTATAGTCACAGAACCAAGCTATAAACATTATATTATTGAAGATCTAGATGATTGGAATGGAGCTATGTGTGTAGAGGATGGTTTATATTGTGCATCTGAAACCAAAGTCAGCTTAAGTACATCTATGATTAAAAGTGTATCAGGACAGACAATTGGTGATGAGGGATTATTTAATCTATGTCTTAAAGGCTCTGGTAAGGTTGTCTTAGAATGTGATGTACCACAAGAAGAACTTATCACAATAGATTTACATAACGATACGTTAAAGATTGATGGATCATTTGCGATTGCCTGGAGTGAGAATCTAGACTTTACAGTAGAAAGAAGCGGTAAAACACTCATTGGTTCAGCTATGAGTGGTGAAGGTTTAGTTAACGTTTATCGTGGTACAGGAAGAGTATTAATCAAACCACAGATTTAA
- the deoC gene encoding deoxyribose-phosphate aldolase produces the protein MKEYTIDELAQMIDHTNLHTDASKKDMEKLCNEAKDYHFKMVAINQVQSHLCAELLKGTDIHVGAAISFPLGQTTIASKVFDTNNAIEEGATEIDYVINQTEVKNKNWEYIKDEMTQIVDACHAHHIPCKVIFENCYLDDEEKIKLCEIAKEVKPDFIKTSTGFGTGGATFEDVALMKKYVGDEVEVKAAGGIRNADTFIKMIQNGATRIGTSAGVSIIEELKKQAVDGIIKI, from the coding sequence ATGAAAGAATATACTATTGATGAATTGGCACAGATGATTGATCATACTAACTTACATACTGATGCCTCTAAAAAAGATATGGAGAAATTATGCAATGAGGCAAAAGACTATCATTTCAAGATGGTTGCAATCAACCAGGTTCAGTCTCATCTATGTGCAGAACTATTAAAGGGCACTGATATTCATGTAGGTGCTGCAATTTCATTCCCACTTGGACAAACTACTATTGCCTCTAAGGTATTTGATACAAATAATGCGATTGAAGAAGGAGCCACTGAGATTGATTATGTCATCAATCAGACAGAGGTTAAGAATAAGAACTGGGAGTATATTAAGGATGAAATGACACAGATTGTGGATGCATGTCATGCCCATCATATTCCATGTAAGGTTATTTTTGAAAACTGTTATTTAGATGATGAAGAAAAGATAAAATTATGTGAGATTGCGAAAGAGGTTAAACCTGATTTCATTAAAACATCTACTGGTTTTGGAACAGGTGGTGCTACTTTTGAAGATGTCGCATTAATGAAGAAATATGTAGGTGATGAGGTAGAAGTAAAGGCTGCAGGTGGTATTAGAAATGCGGATACTTTTATCAAGATGATTCAAAATGGAGCAACTCGTATTGGTACAAGTGCAGGAGTCTCTATTATTGAAGAATTAAAGAAACAAGCTGTTGATGGTATTATTAAGATTTAA
- a CDS encoding GntR family transcriptional regulator: MTALYLDVKKDLLDKITSGEYPEGTIIPTEHELSDIYRVSRPTIRKAVQILVDAGYLEKKKKRGTIVCIPKVIQDFTQTISSFDTQMKRHGIVSQTQVISFKKEQASKEIADSLHQQEKDLVYKLVRLRYTDKNPNVFITTYIPVSLFPELLDTDFTQERLYDVFEAQGHSIDTIDRELEMIKADDTIADMLDIEEGDPLFYFHSIGYDINKTPIEYSIARYRSDINTFTLHLNRHKGE, from the coding sequence ATGACTGCTTTATATTTAGATGTAAAAAAAGATTTATTAGATAAGATTACATCGGGAGAATACCCTGAAGGCACTATTATTCCTACAGAACATGAATTATCTGATATTTATCGTGTAAGCCGACCTACTATTAGAAAAGCTGTACAAATCTTAGTAGATGCCGGTTATTTAGAAAAGAAAAAGAAACGTGGCACTATTGTATGTATACCTAAGGTAATTCAAGACTTTACACAGACAATATCCAGTTTTGATACACAGATGAAAAGACATGGTATTGTATCTCAAACGCAGGTGATTTCATTTAAAAAAGAACAGGCATCTAAAGAGATTGCGGACTCTTTACATCAACAAGAAAAAGATTTAGTTTATAAGCTTGTTCGTTTACGTTATACAGATAAGAATCCTAATGTCTTTATTACAACCTATATTCCTGTTTCTCTATTTCCAGAATTGCTTGATACAGACTTTACTCAAGAAAGACTTTATGATGTTTTTGAAGCACAGGGACATAGTATTGATACAATTGACCGAGAATTAGAAATGATCAAAGCCGATGATACAATAGCGGATATGCTGGATATAGAAGAAGGAGACCCATTATTCTATTTCCACTCTATTGGTTATGATATAAATAAGACTCCAATAGAGTATTCTATTGCACGTTATCGCTCTGATATCAATACATTCACGTTACATCTTAATAGACATAAAGGAGAGTAA
- a CDS encoding glycoside hydrolase family 32 protein codes for MTYRLNYHVCPEHGWINDPNGFSYFQGYYHLFYQYYPDEPIWGPMHWGHVRSKDLVHWENLPIALTPGDKEDLDGCFSGSAVEYNNRLYLIYTGNIYDDPEHITFHQNVNIAWSEDGIHFHKYENNPVIAHPPLDNTIHFRDPKVWREDDHFKMIIGGQKEDGRGHVLIYQSDDLVHWDYSGEYGHASTIDHEGKMWECPDLFRINGVDVLLMSPQGIKEDGEKYRNYHQTGYKIRDSFIELDHGHDFYAATTMLAPDGRRILMAWMDMWHSEFPEKEEGWSGAMTFPRELTIHDDHLYMMPVEELALLRCESKKVEVTDYLLPSKQVEIDLDLYEGMTLTLGDLYTLTVNNHKIIVMNQTERVGTIKDYQSMKILIDSSSVEVFINDGELVFSDRVYFKDTPVLSLDRKTICLITTLGEKGI; via the coding sequence ATGACATACCGTTTAAACTATCATGTATGCCCAGAACATGGATGGATTAATGATCCAAATGGTTTTTCTTATTTCCAAGGATACTATCACTTATTTTATCAATACTACCCAGATGAACCTATATGGGGACCAATGCATTGGGGTCATGTTAGAAGTAAGGATTTAGTTCATTGGGAAAACTTACCTATCGCATTGACACCTGGAGATAAAGAAGATCTTGATGGCTGTTTCTCAGGAAGTGCAGTAGAGTACAACAATCGTTTATATTTAATCTATACAGGTAATATTTATGATGATCCTGAACATATCACATTTCATCAGAATGTGAATATTGCCTGGAGTGAAGATGGGATTCACTTCCATAAATATGAAAACAATCCAGTTATTGCCCATCCACCTCTAGATAATACAATTCATTTCCGTGATCCTAAGGTATGGCGAGAAGATGATCATTTTAAGATGATTATTGGTGGACAGAAAGAGGATGGAAGAGGACATGTATTGATTTATCAGTCAGATGATTTAGTTCATTGGGATTATTCAGGTGAATATGGACATGCATCAACTATTGATCATGAAGGGAAGATGTGGGAATGTCCTGATTTATTTAGAATTAATGGAGTTGATGTATTACTTATGTCACCACAAGGTATTAAAGAAGATGGTGAAAAATACAGAAACTATCATCAAACAGGCTATAAGATTAGAGATTCATTTATTGAATTAGATCATGGTCATGATTTTTATGCAGCGACTACAATGTTGGCACCTGATGGAAGACGTATACTCATGGCCTGGATGGATATGTGGCATAGTGAATTCCCTGAAAAAGAAGAAGGCTGGTCAGGGGCTATGACTTTCCCTAGAGAACTCACTATTCATGATGATCATCTTTATATGATGCCAGTAGAAGAACTTGCATTATTAAGATGTGAATCTAAAAAAGTAGAAGTCACAGACTATTTACTTCCATCTAAGCAGGTAGAAATAGATTTAGACTTATATGAAGGAATGACTCTTACGTTAGGTGATCTTTATACACTTACAGTGAATAATCATAAAATCATTGTAATGAACCAGACAGAACGTGTAGGGACTATTAAAGACTATCAGTCTATGAAGATTTTAATTGATTCAAGTAGTGTAGAAGTATTCATCAACGACGGAGAACTTGTCTTTAGTGATCGTGTGTATTTTAAAGACACACCAGTCCTTTCACTTGATAGAAAGACAATATGTCTTATCACTACTCTAGGAGAAAAAGGTATATAA
- a CDS encoding DUF5052 family protein — MKRIMKVFTITFVCLSLCGCSYFKSKMNDIKGSLIGNGYTIDTYDNYGNKFFETNGQKIKITGNKVKESSYNSDGSVKETYSLSSVITITIDGNEIESCGDTCIFEQKGLDAEVDFTKKHINSRADGITANTAIANYLNKYKNLFGKRRVVVVKSQLGQPIKAYQGDDVYWEIPDNLPKMTKLMIDGKALYIHRANFQIIDSDCLTEE; from the coding sequence ATGAAAAGAATCATGAAGGTTTTCACAATTACATTTGTATGTTTATCTTTATGTGGATGTTCTTATTTCAAGTCTAAGATGAATGATATTAAAGGCAGTTTGATTGGGAATGGCTATACAATCGATACTTATGATAATTATGGAAATAAGTTTTTTGAAACAAACGGACAGAAAATCAAAATCACTGGTAATAAAGTAAAAGAATCCTCATATAATTCTGATGGTAGTGTAAAAGAAACATATAGTCTTTCTTCAGTCATTACGATCACAATTGATGGGAATGAAATAGAAAGCTGTGGTGATACTTGTATCTTTGAACAAAAGGGCTTGGATGCAGAAGTAGACTTTACTAAGAAGCATATTAATAGTAGAGCAGATGGTATTACTGCCAATACCGCTATTGCGAATTACTTAAATAAGTATAAGAACTTATTTGGTAAGAGAAGAGTCGTAGTCGTTAAATCTCAATTAGGACAGCCTATTAAGGCTTATCAGGGTGATGATGTTTATTGGGAAATTCCTGATAATCTTCCTAAGATGACGAAACTCATGATTGATGGTAAGGCACTTTATATTCATCGTGCAAACTTCCAGATTATTGATTCAGATTGTTTAACAGAAGAGTAG
- a CDS encoding DUF362 domain-containing protein has protein sequence MEKSKVYFTDFRTRVGVSLTEKLQRLIKKAGITDIDMDGKFVAIKMHFGELGNLSYLRPNYAKAVADVVKECGGKPFLTDCNTLYPGSRKNALEHLDCANINGFNTITTGCQIIIGDGLRGTDDITVPVRNGEYCKEAYIGRAVMDADIFISLTHFKGHESTGFGGTIKNIGMGCGSRAGKMHQHNSGKPIVHDDLCRGCRRCAKECGSDAITYENGKAVINQDICKGCGRCIGACAFDAIENQNWNANEILGRKMAEYSQAVCDGRPTFHISLVRDISPNCDCHGENDAPILPDVGIFASFDPVALDQACVDACLHATPMPNSQLSDNLADPHWHHHHDNFLDSNPNVRWKETLEHAEKIGLGTREYELIQMK, from the coding sequence ATGGAGAAATCAAAAGTATATTTTACTGACTTTCGTACACGTGTTGGTGTGAGTTTAACTGAAAAGTTACAGCGTTTAATCAAGAAAGCAGGAATCACTGATATTGATATGGATGGTAAGTTTGTTGCCATCAAGATGCATTTTGGTGAATTAGGTAACCTATCTTATTTACGTCCTAATTATGCGAAAGCAGTCGCAGATGTCGTTAAGGAATGTGGAGGGAAACCATTCTTAACAGATTGTAATACATTATATCCTGGTTCTAGAAAGAATGCCCTCGAACATTTAGATTGTGCAAATATCAATGGTTTTAATACAATTACTACAGGGTGTCAGATTATTATTGGAGATGGTTTAAGGGGAACTGATGATATTACAGTACCTGTAAGAAATGGTGAATATTGTAAAGAAGCCTATATTGGTCGTGCAGTCATGGATGCGGATATCTTCATCAGCTTAACTCATTTTAAGGGACATGAATCTACAGGTTTTGGTGGAACTATTAAGAATATTGGTATGGGCTGTGGAAGCCGTGCTGGTAAGATGCATCAGCATAATTCAGGCAAACCAATTGTACATGATGACTTATGTAGAGGATGTCGTCGCTGTGCTAAAGAATGTGGCAGTGATGCAATCACTTATGAAAATGGAAAAGCAGTCATCAATCAGGATATCTGTAAAGGATGTGGCAGATGCATTGGGGCCTGCGCATTTGATGCGATTGAAAATCAGAACTGGAATGCCAATGAAATACTTGGCAGAAAGATGGCAGAGTATTCGCAGGCAGTATGTGATGGAAGACCAACATTCCATATTAGTCTTGTAAGAGATATCTCACCTAACTGTGATTGTCATGGTGAAAACGATGCACCTATCTTACCAGATGTTGGTATCTTTGCGTCATTTGATCCTGTTGCTTTAGATCAAGCATGTGTAGATGCATGCTTACATGCAACACCTATGCCTAATAGCCAGTTATCTGATAACTTAGCTGATCCACATTGGCATCACCATCATGATAACTTCCTAGATTCAAATCCTAATGTCAGATGGAAAGAAACATTAGAACATGCGGAAAAGATTGGTTTAGGTACAAGAGAATACGAACTTATTCAAATGAAATAA
- a CDS encoding AraC family transcriptional regulator — MKEYKERIHSKTYKANTDLSLYSAGIEQCKSEYTYGPIVRSYYVMHFVFSGKGQLTINEHSFDVKAGDIFLIPANKVATYQADKNHPWKYGWVNFLGINAEQYFYSLTKDTHDQYIIHNVDVNKYYKQIERLLDLSFNTDAEYFESNSILLHIFAMLYEELNIHFNNNVKYSLAEEIRLYLDLNYQYNLKMSEIADKFGIHANYMTRLFHQKFDISPKQYLLSIKLKKAAGLLQSTNLPVSTIAASVGFIDALAFSKKFSKTYHCSPTQYRKQTDEKKN; from the coding sequence ATGAAAGAATATAAAGAACGTATTCACAGTAAAACCTATAAAGCCAATACAGATTTGTCTTTATACAGTGCTGGAATAGAACAATGTAAAAGTGAATATACCTATGGACCTATTGTAAGATCTTATTATGTGATGCATTTTGTCTTCTCTGGAAAAGGACAACTGACTATTAATGAACATTCCTTTGATGTCAAGGCAGGAGATATTTTCCTCATTCCTGCCAATAAGGTGGCTACCTATCAAGCAGATAAAAACCATCCATGGAAATATGGATGGGTCAATTTCTTAGGTATTAATGCGGAACAATATTTTTATTCCCTTACAAAAGATACACATGATCAATACATTATTCATAATGTTGATGTGAATAAATATTATAAACAGATTGAACGTCTATTAGATTTATCCTTTAATACTGATGCTGAATATTTTGAATCAAATAGTATACTTCTTCATATTTTCGCAATGTTGTATGAAGAGTTAAATATCCATTTCAATAATAATGTGAAATATTCACTTGCCGAAGAAATTCGTCTTTATTTGGATTTGAATTATCAATATAACCTTAAAATGAGTGAGATTGCGGATAAGTTTGGTATTCATGCAAATTATATGACACGATTATTTCATCAGAAATTTGATATTTCACCTAAACAATATCTGCTTTCAATTAAATTAAAAAAGGCTGCAGGCTTGTTACAGAGTACAAATCTCCCTGTATCTACAATTGCAGCCAGTGTAGGCTTTATTGATGCTCTGGCCTTTTCTAAAAAGTTTAGTAAGACTTATCATTGTTCACCCACACAATATCGTAAACAAACAGATGAAAAGAAGAATTGA
- a CDS encoding glycoside hydrolase family 32 protein: MKNRKQAYHIETEKGLINDPNGLSYFKGKYYVFFQWNPNVTDHSYKVWGKTTSQDLIHWSEPVIALQASEAYDKDGTYSGSAVSDGETLSLYYTGNVKREGVRYPEQCLAQSKDGVHFKKYGSVLSLPDDYTGHFRDPKVTKEDVWKMIIGGQNKKTGRGNIIQYTSIDGTSFKFNKIIGISKQYEMIECPDLFTLDAHEVLIYGLQSRNNDTDECLDAHAVYLIDTLSDLDKGLHMDEGYDFYAPQTFVDAQGRRIMLAWMSRFSDAQEVEFAKDGHIHCLTMPRELSVKKGKLIQSPVREMYELCHEIPYTNHMKIQRQAMIEISPLEHISFSINKELSIHFDEGISIERYDWAEQIYQKKSWPIKINHMEIWLDTSSVEIFANNGEFVYSARLDPQAEDLLLASSKESQNINVYRLEI; encoded by the coding sequence ATGAAAAATAGAAAACAAGCATATCATATAGAAACAGAAAAAGGGTTAATCAATGACCCAAATGGGCTTTCCTATTTTAAAGGAAAGTATTATGTCTTTTTCCAATGGAATCCTAATGTGACAGACCACTCTTATAAAGTATGGGGAAAAACAACCTCTCAAGACCTTATTCATTGGAGTGAGCCTGTTATCGCATTACAAGCTTCTGAAGCTTATGACAAGGATGGGACGTATTCAGGAAGTGCAGTCAGTGATGGTGAGACACTATCTCTTTATTATACAGGAAATGTGAAGAGAGAAGGCGTAAGATATCCTGAACAATGTCTTGCACAATCAAAGGATGGTGTTCATTTTAAGAAATATGGTTCTGTACTCTCTCTTCCTGATGATTATACAGGTCATTTTAGAGATCCTAAAGTGACTAAGGAGGATGTCTGGAAAATGATTATTGGAGGACAGAATAAGAAGACTGGAAGAGGAAATATTATTCAATATACATCAATAGATGGAACCTCTTTTAAGTTTAATAAAATCATCGGAATATCTAAACAGTATGAAATGATAGAATGTCCTGACTTATTTACACTTGATGCTCATGAAGTATTAATTTATGGCTTGCAGTCAAGAAATAATGATACGGATGAATGTCTTGATGCACACGCTGTTTATTTAATAGATACATTGAGTGATTTAGATAAAGGACTGCATATGGATGAAGGGTATGATTTTTATGCACCACAAACATTTGTGGATGCTCAAGGAAGACGTATTATGCTTGCTTGGATGTCACGTTTTAGTGATGCGCAAGAAGTAGAATTCGCTAAGGATGGACATATTCATTGTTTAACAATGCCTCGTGAATTATCTGTAAAAAAAGGAAAATTGATACAGTCACCTGTAAGGGAGATGTATGAATTATGCCATGAAATTCCTTATACGAATCATATGAAAATACAAAGACAGGCGATGATAGAAATCAGTCCCTTGGAACATATATCTTTTTCAATCAATAAGGAATTAAGCATTCACTTTGATGAAGGCATAAGTATTGAACGCTATGATTGGGCAGAACAGATATATCAAAAGAAATCATGGCCTATAAAAATCAATCATATGGAAATATGGCTGGATACATCAAGTGTAGAAATATTTGCGAATAACGGAGAGTTTGTTTATTCTGCACGTCTTGATCCACAGGCTGAAGACTTACTTCTTGCAAGTAGTAAAGAATCACAAAATATCAACGTATACAGATTGGAGATTTAA
- a CDS encoding alpha-galactosidase — translation MITINNSIIHLRNTHISYILEVLDQKYILQRYIGKPLRHYHKSPMTYYKRGYNTEHDVSIENASFDDLPFLYPQLGHGDYRIPAIEVEAHHQRYCELLLKEVHVLDEKKTLSGLPSLKSHGRSETLEVVYEDKHIGLEVSQYITIYEDLGVLSFSASFRSCKEDLILYNTQSVSLELPSQDYQVMTMYGLHAKEGNIQLSALNTGIFQIESTRGSSSPQMHPFAALISGSDIYAMHFIYSGNYCCKIQKDSFGKVRMQMGLHPSMNNWHLHKGEEFYTPEVVVNYSSTGLEGMRMNFHELYRHHLLPQSQELPPVLLNTWEAMYYDVSLEKIEEQAKCASELGIELFVLDDGWFRKENNSRNSMGDWKCNTSKLPGGIQKAAELVKSYGLKFGLWFEPEAISKNSDLYIHHPDYALSVDGYEPTLGRHEYLLDLSREDVQNYLIHMLDSYLSTGLIDYIKWDMNRPMSDVCSHISKYSTEVAHRYMLGLYHVLDVITSRYPDVLFEGCSSGGARFDPGILCYMQQNWASDNTDALDRSVIQDSFSLLYPQSVIGAHISAVPNHQTGRITSLETRYDIAKLFNLGYELDLTKCTDDELDDIKKQIQEYKTIRKETLNGELHAIECDENHLGWEVVSLDRKTVYVVIMTRFYNPLTAQKYFKLTYLDEDSDYLECHTQEIYGGDELQHMGLCVPLEHGDFKTYTFILKKV, via the coding sequence ATGATTACAATAAATAATAGTATAATTCATCTTAGAAATACACATATTAGTTATATATTAGAAGTATTAGATCAAAAGTACATTTTACAAAGATATATCGGGAAACCACTTCGTCATTATCATAAAAGTCCAATGACTTACTACAAACGCGGCTACAATACTGAACATGATGTCAGTATCGAAAATGCATCTTTTGATGATCTTCCTTTTCTCTATCCACAATTAGGTCATGGAGATTATCGTATACCTGCCATTGAAGTAGAAGCACACCATCAACGTTATTGTGAATTATTGTTGAAGGAAGTGCATGTACTAGATGAAAAGAAGACTCTTTCAGGATTACCCTCACTTAAAAGTCATGGCAGAAGTGAGACACTAGAAGTAGTCTATGAAGATAAGCATATTGGCTTAGAAGTTAGTCAATATATCACTATTTATGAGGATTTAGGCGTTCTTTCATTTTCAGCTTCTTTTAGAAGCTGTAAAGAAGATCTTATTCTTTATAATACACAATCTGTTTCTTTAGAACTTCCATCACAGGATTATCAAGTGATGACAATGTATGGCTTACATGCAAAAGAAGGCAATATTCAGCTATCTGCACTTAATACAGGTATATTTCAAATAGAAAGTACAAGAGGCAGCAGTAGTCCACAAATGCATCCATTTGCGGCATTAATATCAGGTTCTGATATATATGCAATGCATTTTATTTATAGTGGAAATTATTGTTGCAAGATACAAAAGGATTCATTTGGAAAAGTTCGTATGCAGATGGGTTTACATCCTTCTATGAATAATTGGCACTTACATAAAGGAGAAGAGTTTTATACACCTGAAGTTGTCGTGAATTATAGTAGTACAGGTTTAGAAGGAATGAGAATGAATTTCCATGAGCTCTATCGTCATCACTTATTACCACAATCACAGGAATTACCTCCTGTATTATTAAATACCTGGGAAGCTATGTATTATGATGTGTCTTTAGAAAAGATTGAAGAACAGGCCAAATGTGCGAGTGAACTAGGTATTGAATTATTTGTGTTAGATGATGGCTGGTTTAGAAAAGAAAATAATAGTCGTAATTCTATGGGAGACTGGAAATGTAATACAAGCAAACTTCCAGGTGGTATACAAAAAGCGGCTGAACTTGTTAAATCATATGGTTTGAAGTTTGGCTTATGGTTTGAACCAGAAGCAATCAGTAAAAACAGTGATTTATATATACATCATCCAGATTATGCATTATCAGTAGATGGATATGAACCTACTTTAGGTCGTCATGAATATCTTCTTGATTTATCTAGAGAAGATGTCCAGAATTATTTAATTCATATGCTTGATTCTTATCTTTCTACAGGACTTATTGATTATATCAAATGGGATATGAATAGACCGATGAGTGATGTATGTTCTCATATCTCTAAGTATAGTACAGAAGTGGCTCATAGATATATGCTTGGTCTTTATCATGTGCTTGATGTGATTACGTCTCGTTATCCAGATGTTCTTTTTGAAGGATGTTCAAGTGGAGGTGCACGTTTTGATCCAGGTATCTTATGTTATATGCAGCAGAACTGGGCCAGTGATAATACGGATGCACTTGATCGCAGTGTGATTCAAGATAGTTTTAGTCTGCTTTATCCACAATCAGTGATAGGTGCACATATCAGTGCTGTTCCTAATCACCAGACAGGACGTATTACATCCTTAGAGACACGTTATGATATCGCAAAACTATTTAACTTAGGTTATGAACTTGATCTTACAAAGTGTACAGATGATGAATTAGATGATATTAAGAAGCAGATTCAGGAATATAAAACAATAAGAAAAGAAACACTCAACGGTGAATTACATGCCATTGAATGTGATGAAAATCATTTAGGCTGGGAAGTAGTCAGTCTTGATAGAAAGACTGTTTATGTTGTCATAATGACTCGTTTTTATAATCCTCTAACTGCTCAGAAGTACTTTAAGTTAACATACTTAGATGAAGATTCTGATTATTTAGAATGTCATACACAAGAAATCTATGGTGGAGATGAGCTGCAGCATATGGGCTTATGTGTACCTTTAGAACATGGTGATTTTAAAACTTACACATTTATACTAAAAAAAGTATAA